Proteins encoded together in one Deinococcus hopiensis KR-140 window:
- a CDS encoding pyridoxal phosphate-dependent aminotransferase, whose amino-acid sequence MPDLLPRARSSQESVFAKMSRLAAQHGAVNLGQGFPSGSPPAFLLEAARRAIGTADQYAPPAGLSTLRGALGTDLGVDGDDVVVTTGATEAMGLLAQALYGPGDEVVMFDPVFDIYLPQARLAGATPVTVPLHLKEGEGWTLDLAELRAAVTPRTRALLLNSPHNPTGRVFSRAELEAIALLARQHDLWIISDEVYDELYFGQRPVNVRTLAPERTFTVGSAGKRLEVTGWRIGWVACPAGLSGKIAALRQIASFCAPTPFQVAVASALPVARETGFYEDLREGYAARLRLLAHGLRELGAQVHEPGGTYFLIARRPGWDAEALVVEAGVAVIPGSAFMAAQPAPEGLFRLAFCKSEAELKEALGRLERFTTGERRPLARHQP is encoded by the coding sequence ATGCCCGACCTTTTGCCGCGTGCCCGGTCCTCCCAGGAAAGCGTCTTTGCCAAGATGAGCCGCCTTGCGGCGCAGCATGGAGCGGTCAATCTGGGGCAGGGCTTTCCGTCCGGTTCGCCGCCCGCCTTCCTGCTGGAAGCGGCGCGGCGGGCCATCGGTACGGCGGACCAGTATGCCCCTCCGGCAGGACTGTCCACGTTGCGCGGCGCGCTGGGCACGGACCTGGGAGTGGACGGCGATGATGTGGTGGTCACGACGGGCGCGACCGAGGCGATGGGCCTGCTCGCCCAGGCCCTCTACGGCCCCGGTGACGAGGTGGTGATGTTCGATCCGGTGTTCGACATCTACCTGCCTCAGGCCCGGTTGGCGGGAGCCACGCCCGTTACCGTTCCCCTGCACCTGAAGGAAGGCGAGGGCTGGACGCTGGACCTCGCGGAGTTGCGCGCCGCCGTCACGCCCCGGACGCGGGCGCTGCTGCTTAACAGCCCCCACAATCCCACCGGGCGCGTCTTTTCCCGGGCTGAGCTGGAAGCGATCGCCCTGCTTGCCCGGCAGCACGACCTGTGGATCATCAGCGACGAGGTGTACGACGAGCTGTATTTCGGGCAGCGCCCGGTCAACGTGCGAACTCTGGCTCCGGAACGGACCTTTACCGTGGGCAGCGCGGGCAAGCGGCTGGAGGTGACGGGGTGGCGCATCGGCTGGGTGGCGTGCCCGGCGGGGCTATCGGGAAAAATCGCGGCGCTGCGGCAGATCGCCTCTTTCTGCGCCCCCACGCCGTTTCAGGTGGCAGTGGCCTCGGCGCTGCCCGTGGCGCGGGAAACAGGTTTTTATGAGGACCTGCGGGAGGGCTACGCGGCCCGGTTGCGTCTCCTCGCGCATGGACTGCGTGAACTGGGTGCCCAGGTTCATGAGCCGGGCGGTACCTATTTCCTGATCGCCCGCCGTCCGGGCTGGGATGCCGAGGCGTTGGTGGTGGAAGCGGGGGTAGCGGTGATCCCGGGCTCCGCTTTTATGGCCGCTCAGCCTGCGCCGGAAGGGCTGTTTCGGCTGGCCTTCTGCAAGTCGGAGGCCGAATTGAAGGAGGCC
- a CDS encoding LysE/ArgO family amino acid transporter produces MPPFLRGLTLGLSLIVAIGPQNAFVLRQGLTRQYAFLAALVCSLADSLLITFGVLGVGALLARHSALTVLGTLAGASFLLWYGWRAFQAARTPGALEAEGQSVTTPSTLVATAAAFSLLNPHALLDTVVLIGGASASLDAVGRQAFLVGTILASWLWFFGLALAGRQLAPLMRNPRAWQVLDVLIGVMMWAIAAGLVLNGLRT; encoded by the coding sequence GTGCCTCCCTTCCTGCGCGGCCTGACGCTGGGCCTGTCTCTCATCGTCGCCATCGGGCCGCAAAACGCCTTTGTGCTGCGCCAGGGGCTGACGCGGCAATACGCTTTCCTCGCCGCGCTGGTCTGCTCGCTGGCCGACTCGCTGCTTATCACCTTCGGGGTGCTGGGCGTGGGGGCGCTACTGGCGAGGCATTCGGCGCTCACGGTCCTGGGCACCCTCGCCGGGGCCTCTTTCCTGCTGTGGTACGGATGGCGCGCATTTCAGGCGGCGCGCACGCCGGGCGCGCTAGAGGCCGAGGGGCAGAGCGTCACCACGCCCAGCACCCTCGTCGCCACCGCTGCAGCCTTCAGCCTGCTCAATCCCCACGCGCTGCTGGACACGGTGGTGCTGATCGGCGGTGCGAGCGCCAGCCTGGACGCGGTCGGACGGCAAGCCTTCTTGGTGGGCACCATCCTCGCCTCCTGGCTGTGGTTCTTCGGGCTGGCCCTCGCCGGGCGGCAACTCGCGCCGCTGATGCGCAACCCACGCGCTTGGCAGGTGCTGGACGTGTTGATCGGGGTGATGATGTGGGCGATTGCGGCGGGGCTGGTGCTCAATGGCCTCAGAACTTGA
- the carB gene encoding carbamoyl-phosphate synthase large subunit has translation MPKRTDLQTILILGSGPIQIGQAAEFDYSGTQALKALKGEGYRVVLVNSNPATIMTDPDLADATYLEPLTPEFVRRVIEKERPDALLPTLGGQTALNLAMDLNANGTLAEFGVELIGANAEAIHKGEDREAFQAAMKKIGVETARGQMVHSMEEATEYQKQIGLPIVIRPSFTLGGTGGGIAHTYEEFLTITEGGLRDSPVTSVLLEESILGWKEYELEVMRDHADTVVIITSIENFDPMGVHTGDSITVAPAQTLSDVEYQRLRDQSLAIIREIGVDTGGSNIQFAVDPSNGRVIVIEMNPRVSRSSALASKATGFPIAKIAALLAVGYHLDELSNDITRSTPASFEPSIDYVVTKIPRFAFEKFPGTPDALGTQMRSVGEVMAIGRTFKESVQKALRSVESDVRGAFTTMRDEELRGLLYGNPRRIEAVIELLRRGEGVRTLHDATKIDHWFLSQLQEIVDAEKEIAELGPIGEWKYEIWREVKRLGFSDARIGELVGLSELEVRGLRKAAKATPVYKTVDTCAAEFEAYTPYHYSTYEWEDEVSETDKPKVVILGSGPNRIGQGVEFDYATVHAVWALQEAGFETIMVNSNPETVSTDYDTADRLYFEPLTFEDVMNIVDHEKPVGVVVQLGGQTPLKLAKRLADAGAPIIGTSPETIHEAEDRASFNALCERLGLPQPKGKVAQTPEQAEQLAAELGFPLMARPSYVLGGRAMRTVRSMEELTTYLNEVYAAVEGQPSILLDQFLEGALELDVDTLCDGQTAVVAGIMEHVEAAGVHSGDSACILPPVSLSPELLARVKADTERLALELGVKGLMNVQWAVKDGVAYILEANPRASRTVPFVSKAVNHPLAKSAARIAVGHTLAQIGLTETPTPAMYSVKEVHLPFLKFKGVLPILGPEMKSTGESMGIDADPYLAFYRAQIGAKNYLPTEGTALLLGDGLDGVAATLEGAGLSVIREQSGGELPDLLIDVTGSPLLRTALERGKAIVSTREGAEWTAKAIAAVKGQRLGVRSLQEWQKLEPNPA, from the coding sequence ATGCCCAAGCGTACCGACCTTCAGACGATCCTTATTCTCGGCAGTGGCCCCATCCAGATCGGGCAGGCCGCCGAGTTCGACTATTCGGGCACCCAGGCCCTCAAGGCGCTGAAAGGTGAGGGGTACCGCGTCGTGTTGGTGAATTCCAACCCAGCGACGATCATGACCGACCCCGACCTCGCGGACGCCACCTACCTGGAGCCGCTGACGCCGGAGTTCGTGCGCCGCGTGATCGAGAAAGAGCGCCCCGATGCCCTGCTGCCCACCCTGGGCGGTCAGACGGCCCTGAACCTGGCGATGGATCTCAACGCCAACGGGACACTGGCCGAGTTCGGGGTGGAACTTATCGGCGCGAATGCGGAAGCCATTCACAAGGGCGAGGACCGCGAAGCCTTCCAGGCCGCCATGAAGAAGATCGGCGTGGAAACGGCGCGCGGCCAGATGGTCCACTCCATGGAAGAGGCCACCGAGTACCAGAAACAGATCGGCCTCCCCATTGTCATCCGGCCCTCCTTCACCCTCGGCGGCACGGGCGGCGGGATCGCGCACACCTACGAGGAATTCCTGACCATCACGGAAGGCGGCCTGCGCGACAGCCCCGTGACGAGCGTGCTGCTGGAAGAGAGCATTCTCGGCTGGAAGGAATACGAGCTCGAAGTGATGCGCGACCACGCCGACACGGTGGTCATCATCACGAGCATCGAGAACTTCGACCCGATGGGCGTGCATACCGGAGATTCGATCACGGTGGCCCCGGCGCAGACCCTCAGCGACGTGGAGTACCAGCGCCTGCGCGACCAGAGCCTCGCCATCATTCGGGAAATCGGTGTGGACACGGGCGGCTCGAACATCCAGTTTGCGGTGGACCCCAGCAATGGGCGCGTGATCGTGATCGAGATGAATCCGCGCGTCAGCCGCTCCTCGGCGCTGGCAAGCAAGGCGACGGGCTTTCCCATCGCCAAGATTGCCGCCCTGCTTGCCGTGGGCTACCACCTCGACGAGCTGAGCAACGACATCACCCGCTCCACGCCCGCCTCCTTTGAACCGAGCATTGACTACGTGGTGACGAAGATTCCGCGCTTTGCCTTCGAGAAGTTCCCCGGCACACCCGACGCCCTGGGCACCCAGATGCGCAGCGTGGGCGAAGTGATGGCGATTGGCCGCACCTTCAAGGAAAGCGTGCAGAAAGCCCTGCGCTCGGTGGAGTCGGACGTGCGTGGCGCGTTCACAACAATGCGTGATGAGGAACTGCGCGGCCTGCTGTACGGCAACCCCCGCCGTATCGAAGCGGTGATCGAACTGCTGCGCCGGGGCGAGGGCGTGCGGACCCTGCACGACGCGACGAAAATTGACCACTGGTTCCTGTCGCAGCTTCAGGAGATCGTGGACGCCGAAAAGGAGATCGCCGAACTCGGTCCCATTGGGGAGTGGAAGTACGAGATCTGGCGCGAGGTCAAACGGCTGGGGTTCAGTGACGCGCGGATAGGCGAACTGGTGGGCCTCTCGGAACTGGAAGTGCGCGGGCTCCGCAAAGCGGCGAAGGCCACGCCCGTGTACAAGACCGTGGACACCTGCGCCGCCGAGTTCGAGGCGTACACGCCCTACCACTACTCCACCTACGAGTGGGAGGACGAGGTCAGCGAGACCGACAAGCCCAAGGTGGTCATCCTGGGCAGCGGCCCCAACCGCATCGGTCAGGGCGTGGAGTTCGACTACGCCACCGTTCACGCGGTGTGGGCGCTTCAGGAGGCCGGTTTTGAAACCATCATGGTGAACTCAAACCCCGAGACGGTCTCCACCGACTACGACACGGCGGACCGCCTGTACTTCGAGCCGCTGACCTTCGAGGACGTGATGAACATCGTCGATCACGAGAAGCCCGTGGGCGTCGTGGTGCAACTCGGCGGGCAGACGCCGCTCAAGCTGGCAAAACGCCTCGCCGACGCGGGGGCGCCCATCATCGGCACCTCGCCCGAGACGATTCACGAGGCGGAGGACCGCGCTTCGTTCAACGCCCTGTGTGAACGCCTGGGCCTGCCGCAGCCGAAGGGCAAGGTGGCGCAGACGCCCGAGCAGGCGGAGCAACTCGCCGCTGAACTGGGCTTCCCGCTGATGGCCCGCCCCTCCTACGTGCTGGGGGGCCGCGCGATGCGGACAGTGCGCAGCATGGAGGAACTGACCACCTACCTCAATGAGGTGTACGCCGCCGTGGAAGGGCAGCCCTCCATCCTGCTTGATCAGTTCTTGGAAGGGGCGCTGGAACTGGACGTGGACACGCTGTGCGACGGACAGACCGCCGTGGTGGCCGGAATCATGGAACACGTCGAGGCGGCCGGGGTCCACTCGGGCGACAGCGCGTGCATCCTGCCGCCGGTCAGCCTCTCGCCCGAACTGCTGGCGCGGGTGAAGGCCGACACCGAACGCCTCGCGCTGGAACTCGGCGTGAAGGGCTTGATGAACGTGCAGTGGGCGGTAAAGGACGGGGTGGCGTACATCCTGGAGGCCAACCCCCGCGCCAGCCGAACGGTGCCGTTCGTGTCCAAGGCGGTGAACCACCCGCTCGCCAAGAGTGCCGCCCGCATCGCCGTGGGGCATACCCTGGCGCAGATCGGCCTGACGGAGACGCCCACGCCCGCCATGTACTCCGTAAAGGAGGTCCACCTGCCCTTCCTGAAGTTCAAGGGCGTGCTGCCCATCCTGGGACCGGAGATGAAAAGCACCGGCGAGAGCATGGGCATCGACGCAGACCCTTACCTCGCCTTCTACCGGGCGCAGATCGGCGCGAAGAACTACCTGCCTACAGAGGGCACCGCCCTCCTGCTGGGAGACGGTCTGGACGGCGTGGCCGCTACGCTGGAAGGTGCGGGGCTGAGTGTGATTCGGGAGCAGAGCGGCGGCGAATTACCAGACCTGCTGATCGATGTGACTGGCTCGCCGCTGCTGCGGACCGCCCTGGAACGTGGCAAGGCCATCGTCAGCACCCGCGAGGGAGCCGAGTGGACGGCGAAGGCCATTGCAGCGGTGAAGGGGCAGAGGTTGGGGGTTCGGAGCCTGCAGGAGTGGCAGAAGCTGGAGCCAAACCCAGCGTAG
- a CDS encoding sensor histidine kinase, protein MKHAWQPISLIVEPWPHRPRRLPAQRLSECLQAITETLAAATTQEAVFEVILHPALEALLASRATVLLAHPDGQRLERVALVGYQEAAASIWLGALVEDGGPASDALAGGAALFFPEVQDLARKYPGLEARMGASIPVAATAVLPMYLDGRPLGAVVLDFQVPHHFTPEEQRFLRILTAQCAIAFGRARLLRDLEEQVRARTQQLGAQKNALETQQAVLTEQAQALRDANTELDVFTVSVAHDLRTPVRHIRGFLGLLKRELEGQLTGRAARYFQVVDEAAARMDTLIEALLELSRTAHRPLRLGPVSVEQLVEGLKTELLPETAGRNVTWTVRPLPVVTADEELLRQVMMNLLSNAVKYTRHREVAHIEVRGEQRPSAWVVEVQDNGAGFDERYAGMLFGVFQRLHRPEVFEGNGIGLANVRRIVLRHGGEVWASGRQDEGATFGFSLPRPPAQTDE, encoded by the coding sequence TTGAAACATGCTTGGCAGCCCATCTCGCTTATCGTAGAGCCGTGGCCGCACCGTCCCCGTCGCCTACCGGCCCAGCGCCTCAGTGAGTGTCTCCAAGCCATCACGGAAACCCTTGCGGCAGCCACCACCCAGGAGGCGGTGTTCGAGGTGATCTTGCATCCGGCGCTGGAGGCCCTGCTGGCCAGCAGGGCCACAGTGCTGCTGGCACATCCAGACGGGCAGCGACTGGAACGGGTGGCCTTGGTGGGCTACCAGGAGGCTGCCGCCTCTATCTGGCTCGGCGCCCTCGTGGAGGACGGCGGTCCCGCATCGGACGCCCTCGCTGGGGGCGCGGCCCTGTTCTTTCCAGAGGTGCAGGACCTGGCGCGAAAGTACCCGGGCCTGGAAGCCCGTATGGGAGCGTCCATTCCTGTAGCCGCCACGGCGGTCTTGCCCATGTACCTCGACGGGCGCCCTCTGGGCGCCGTGGTGCTTGATTTCCAGGTCCCCCACCACTTCACGCCTGAGGAGCAGCGGTTTTTACGCATTCTCACCGCACAGTGCGCGATTGCTTTTGGAAGGGCGCGTCTCCTCCGGGACCTGGAAGAACAAGTCAGGGCCAGAACCCAGCAGCTCGGAGCGCAGAAGAACGCTCTGGAAACGCAGCAAGCTGTGCTGACTGAGCAGGCGCAGGCACTTCGGGATGCCAACACGGAATTGGACGTGTTTACGGTATCCGTCGCGCATGATTTGCGAACGCCTGTGCGGCACATCCGGGGCTTTCTCGGCCTTCTCAAGCGGGAACTGGAAGGGCAGTTGACCGGGAGAGCCGCCCGGTACTTTCAGGTGGTGGACGAGGCTGCCGCACGGATGGACACCCTGATTGAGGCTCTGCTGGAGCTGTCTCGCACGGCCCACCGCCCCCTGCGACTTGGACCCGTCAGCGTAGAACAGCTGGTTGAGGGTCTGAAAACAGAGTTGCTGCCAGAGACCGCCGGCCGCAACGTGACCTGGACAGTTCGCCCTCTGCCTGTGGTCACGGCAGACGAGGAGCTGCTGCGGCAGGTGATGATGAACCTGCTGTCAAACGCCGTGAAATACACCCGGCACAGGGAGGTCGCGCACATCGAGGTGAGGGGCGAGCAGCGGCCCAGCGCGTGGGTGGTGGAGGTGCAGGACAATGGGGCCGGCTTTGACGAGCGATACGCGGGGATGTTGTTCGGCGTCTTCCAGCGCCTGCACCGTCCCGAGGTGTTCGAGGGCAACGGTATCGGGCTGGCAAATGTGCGGCGAATCGTCCTGCGGCACGGAGGAGAAGTGTGGGCAAGCGGCCGGCAAGATGAGGGAGCGACATTCGGCTTTTCACTTCCTCGCCCGCCCGCCCAGACGGACGAATAG
- a CDS encoding alpha/beta hydrolase, whose protein sequence is MTERERRAAAEGRLTARPLSDPPETGARGLHPLGLSERRDGLLYAPATAHPAQPLPLIVALHGAGGDALGALAPLLPHAEARGLLLLAPESGAATWDLIEGVYGPDVAFIDRALAQVFGRYPVDARRVVLEGFSDGASYALSLGLGNGDLFTHVLAFAPGFIAPAATLGLPRVFVMHGTGDRVLPIDRCSRVIVPQLRRSGYGVEYLEFEGGHTVPGELVGRALGWLDDLG, encoded by the coding sequence ATGACCGAACGAGAACGCCGGGCCGCCGCCGAGGGCCGCCTGACGGCGAGGCCACTCTCAGACCCACCCGAAACTGGAGCGCGTGGCCTGCATCCCCTCGGCCTGAGCGAACGCCGCGACGGGCTGCTGTACGCCCCGGCCACCGCCCACCCCGCGCAACCCCTGCCCCTGATCGTGGCCCTGCACGGCGCAGGGGGCGACGCCCTGGGGGCGCTGGCCCCCCTGCTGCCCCACGCCGAGGCCCGCGGGCTGCTGCTCTTGGCCCCCGAGTCCGGTGCGGCCACCTGGGACTTGATTGAAGGCGTCTACGGCCCCGACGTGGCTTTCATAGACCGTGCCCTCGCGCAGGTCTTCGGACGCTACCCGGTGGACGCGCGACGCGTCGTGCTGGAGGGCTTTTCAGACGGGGCCTCGTATGCCCTCTCGCTGGGGCTGGGCAATGGGGACCTGTTTACGCATGTGCTGGCCTTTGCCCCCGGCTTTATCGCTCCTGCTGCCACCCTGGGCCTGCCCCGTGTATTTGTGATGCACGGCACCGGGGACCGCGTGCTGCCCATTGACCGCTGCAGCCGCGTCATCGTGCCCCAGCTTCGGCGGAGCGGGTACGGCGTCGAGTACCTGGAATTTGAAGGCGGCCACACCGTGCCGGGCGAACTGGTAGGGCGGGCGCTGGGGTGGCTGGACGACCTGGGGTAG
- a CDS encoding DUF1697 domain-containing protein: protein MRYIALLRGINVGGHRRVPMKDLRITFEGLGLENVQTYIQSGNVVFGAQETGEAALEAAMARDFGFPVDVMLRTQEEWARLAERNPYPAQAEAGGTKVHVAFLRHVPDEAALIALRARSAGDDTWEHVGRELYLYAPRGLGQSQLSLAPLRQTATVRNWQTVLRLGEMLGA from the coding sequence ATGCGTTACATCGCCCTGCTGCGCGGCATCAATGTCGGGGGACACCGCCGGGTGCCCATGAAAGACCTGAGGATCACCTTCGAGGGGTTGGGCCTGGAAAACGTCCAGACCTATATTCAAAGCGGCAATGTGGTCTTCGGGGCGCAGGAGACGGGTGAGGCCGCCCTCGAAGCCGCGATGGCGCGGGACTTCGGCTTTCCGGTGGACGTGATGCTGCGGACTCAGGAAGAGTGGGCGCGGCTCGCCGAACGTAACCCCTACCCTGCGCAGGCGGAGGCCGGCGGAACCAAAGTGCATGTGGCCTTCTTGCGCCATGTGCCCGATGAGGCGGCCCTGATCGCCCTGCGCGCCCGCTCCGCCGGGGACGACACCTGGGAGCACGTTGGCCGTGAACTTTACCTCTACGCTCCAAGGGGTCTGGGTCAGAGCCAGCTCAGCCTCGCGCCACTGCGCCAGACCGCCACGGTCCGCAACTGGCAGACCGTGCTGCGGCTGGGGGAGATGCTGGGCGCCTAG
- a CDS encoding excalibur calcium-binding domain-containing protein translates to MRHLLRMLALSAALLGVSEAATALTTTAANLRRQPDTTSRILGVVPGNTLLLVACRGEWCRATHRGQAGYIARSLLRQATGSARLNGQGTVYYRSCAAMRAAGAAPIRLGKPGYRTALDRNHNSVACDSGE, encoded by the coding sequence ATGCGCCACCTCCTGCGAATGCTGGCCCTCTCGGCTGCGCTGCTCGGTGTGTCCGAGGCCGCCACCGCCCTGACCACCACCGCCGCCAACCTGCGCCGCCAGCCCGACACCACCTCACGGATTCTGGGCGTGGTGCCCGGCAACACCCTGCTGCTCGTGGCCTGCAGGGGCGAGTGGTGCCGCGCGACGCACCGAGGTCAGGCCGGGTATATCGCCCGTTCACTGCTGCGCCAGGCCACCGGCAGCGCGCGGCTGAACGGCCAGGGCACGGTGTACTACCGCTCGTGCGCGGCCATGCGTGCCGCCGGGGCCGCCCCCATCCGCCTTGGCAAGCCCGGCTACCGCACTGCGCTGGACCGCAACCACAACAGCGTGGCCTGCGACAGCGGAGAGTGA
- the msrB gene encoding peptide-methionine (R)-S-oxide reductase MsrB, with protein sequence MTRPDSATFQKPSDDELRASLTPTQYRVTQHEGTERAFTGEYWDHEEEGIYVDVVSGEPLFSSRDKYDAGCGWPSFTRPIGNVPLRENTDYKIGYARTEVRSPLADSHLGHVFPDGPRQEGGLRYCINSAALRFVPVSNLEAQGYGEYLAHFGEE encoded by the coding sequence ATGACCCGTCCTGATTCGGCCACCTTCCAGAAGCCCAGCGACGACGAACTGCGTGCCTCGCTGACGCCCACACAGTACCGCGTGACCCAGCACGAGGGCACCGAGCGGGCCTTTACCGGCGAATACTGGGACCATGAGGAAGAGGGGATCTACGTGGACGTGGTGTCGGGGGAGCCGCTGTTCAGCTCACGCGACAAGTACGACGCGGGCTGCGGCTGGCCCTCTTTCACCCGGCCCATCGGAAACGTTCCCCTGAGGGAGAACACCGATTACAAGATCGGCTACGCCCGCACGGAAGTCCGTTCGCCCCTGGCCGATTCGCACCTCGGCCACGTATTTCCCGACGGTCCGCGGCAAGAGGGCGGCCTGCGCTACTGCATCAACTCGGCGGCGCTGCGCTTCGTGCCCGTGTCCAACCTGGAAGCCCAGGGCTACGGCGAATACCTGGCACACTTCGGCGAGGAATAA
- a CDS encoding DsbA family oxidoreductase yields the protein MTPFASSSPDKLRVDIWSDIACPWCYVGKRRFEAALAQFPQRDRVEVVWHSFELDPSAPARSDRGMRDILADKYGRSAAQAQDMLDSMTQTAAAEGLDYHFERLKPVNTFLAHQVIHFAAEQGRQDAAKERLLAAFFTEGADLSDLDTLAGLGAEAGLDGSGVRAALQAGKYAQEVREDEAQAGALGISGVPFFVLGGKYGVSGAQSPEVLRGALEQVWTETHPAPLTLLGTNTPAEGCEDGSCAVPERETARLG from the coding sequence ATGACGCCTTTCGCTTCCTCTTCTCCGGACAAGCTGCGCGTGGACATCTGGTCTGACATCGCATGCCCGTGGTGCTATGTGGGCAAACGCCGCTTTGAGGCGGCCCTGGCTCAGTTTCCTCAGCGTGACCGGGTGGAGGTGGTCTGGCATTCCTTTGAGCTGGACCCCTCGGCTCCGGCCCGCAGTGACCGGGGAATGCGCGACATTCTGGCGGACAAGTATGGCCGCAGCGCCGCGCAGGCCCAGGACATGCTCGACTCCATGACGCAGACCGCCGCCGCCGAGGGGCTGGACTACCATTTTGAGCGCCTGAAGCCCGTGAACACCTTCCTGGCCCACCAGGTGATCCACTTCGCGGCGGAGCAGGGCAGGCAAGACGCGGCCAAGGAGCGCCTGCTCGCCGCCTTCTTCACCGAAGGGGCCGATCTGAGTGACCTGGACACCCTCGCGGGCCTGGGCGCCGAGGCGGGACTGGACGGGAGCGGGGTGCGCGCGGCGCTGCAGGCGGGCAAGTACGCCCAGGAGGTCCGCGAGGACGAGGCGCAGGCCGGGGCGCTGGGCATCAGCGGCGTGCCCTTTTTCGTGCTGGGCGGCAAGTACGGGGTCAGCGGCGCGCAGTCGCCTGAGGTCTTGCGGGGAGCACTGGAACAGGTCTGGACCGAGACCCACCCCGCGCCCCTGACCCTGCTGGGCACGAACACACCAGCGGAGGGCTGCGAGGACGGCTCCTGCGCCGTGCCCGAACGGGAAACGGCCCGCCTGGGCTGA
- a CDS encoding carboxylesterase/lipase family protein, translated as MIRALSRLSAALLFAACLAAAQDTQTPATPPTEQSAPTSAPGVPARANVRSGVLVGREAGGVRVWQGVPYAAAPVGERRWKVPQAAPLWVGERDASQPGPVCPQLRADKSVRGAEDCLFLNVYAPANAVHAPVMVWIHGGSFRTGAGSDYDGRVLAQERGVVVVTLNYRLGALGFLAAPGLLEGRSVGNYGLLDQQAALRWVRENIGAFGGDPANVTAFGESAGGMSICAQLASPGAAGLFDKAVLQSGPCTPSINMSPVADALKSGAAYTRALGCPDSDATCLRAVPVDRFLTTDVPGVRSPGSVALPPVYGESVVPRAPKEVFASGTIPRVPLLVGGNRDEGTLFVANIEKGGKDLPVWKYWGLVAVLERWNAPRLLAAYPSRQYETVGLAAASLVTDGLFACPVNDMTRDFARVTPVYAYEFGDRSAPTVLRPTGSVPSYGAYHAGEIVSIFGTPLSNLADPAAFTPAQAQLARTLRAYWTNFARTGNPNGETLPEWPRFDPTRDNLLTFAPGRVAVSTDFRTEHRCDLWKR; from the coding sequence ATGATCCGCGCGCTTTCCCGGCTGTCCGCCGCGCTCCTGTTCGCCGCCTGCCTCGCTGCCGCCCAGGACACCCAGACGCCGGCCACACCGCCCACCGAGCAGTCGGCCCCCACCTCGGCGCCGGGTGTTCCTGCGCGCGCCAATGTCCGGTCCGGCGTCTTGGTGGGGCGTGAGGCAGGCGGCGTGCGGGTGTGGCAGGGCGTTCCCTACGCTGCCGCGCCTGTGGGCGAGCGCCGCTGGAAGGTCCCCCAGGCCGCGCCCCTGTGGGTGGGCGAGCGCGACGCCTCGCAGCCTGGGCCCGTCTGCCCGCAACTGCGCGCCGACAAGAGCGTGCGCGGCGCTGAAGACTGCCTGTTTCTCAACGTTTACGCGCCTGCAAACGCTGTCCACGCGCCCGTGATGGTCTGGATTCACGGCGGTTCCTTCCGCACCGGCGCGGGCAGCGACTACGACGGCCGGGTGCTCGCGCAGGAGCGGGGCGTCGTGGTGGTCACCCTGAACTACCGCTTGGGCGCGCTGGGCTTTCTGGCCGCGCCGGGGTTACTGGAGGGGCGGAGCGTGGGCAACTACGGCCTGCTCGATCAGCAGGCGGCGCTCAGATGGGTGCGCGAGAACATCGGCGCGTTCGGGGGAGATCCGGCCAACGTCACCGCCTTCGGCGAGTCGGCGGGCGGCATGAGCATTTGCGCGCAACTCGCCTCGCCGGGGGCAGCGGGGCTGTTCGACAAGGCGGTCCTCCAGAGCGGACCCTGTACACCGAGCATCAACATGTCCCCTGTGGCCGACGCCTTGAAAAGCGGAGCCGCCTATACCCGGGCACTCGGCTGCCCCGACAGCGACGCAACCTGCCTGCGCGCTGTGCCGGTCGACCGCTTCCTGACCACCGATGTGCCCGGCGTGCGGAGCCCCGGCTCGGTGGCGTTGCCGCCCGTGTACGGGGAAAGCGTGGTCCCCCGCGCGCCCAAAGAGGTCTTCGCGTCGGGGACCATTCCCCGCGTGCCCCTGCTCGTGGGCGGCAACCGCGACGAGGGCACGCTGTTCGTGGCGAACATCGAGAAGGGCGGCAAGGACCTGCCGGTCTGGAAGTACTGGGGCCTGGTGGCCGTGCTGGAGCGTTGGAACGCGCCCCGGCTGCTGGCCGCCTATCCCAGTCGCCAGTACGAGACGGTGGGTCTGGCCGCTGCATCCCTCGTGACCGACGGTCTGTTCGCCTGCCCCGTGAATGACATGACGCGCGACTTCGCCCGCGTGACACCCGTGTACGCCTACGAGTTCGGGGACCGATCGGCCCCCACTGTGCTGAGGCCCACCGGCAGCGTGCCCAGCTACGGGGCCTACCACGCCGGCGAGATCGTCAGCATCTTCGGTACGCCCCTGAGCAACCTCGCGGACCCGGCGGCCTTTACCCCGGCCCAGGCGCAACTGGCCCGCACCCTGCGCGCCTACTGGACCAACTTTGCCCGCACGGGAAACCCCAATGGAGAAACCCTGCCCGAGTGGCCCCGCTTCGATCCCACCCGGGACAACCTGCTGACCTTCGCCCCGGGGCGTGTCGCCGTGAGCACCGACTTCCGCACAGAGCACCGCTGCGATCTCTGGAAGCGGTAA